Within Thermococcus sp., the genomic segment TAACCTACACGACCTAAAGATTCCGGCCTTCGTGGTTTACGAGCTGATAGACGACATAAGGAGAAGGGTTGATAAGGGCCTGAGGGTTGCCGAGAAGGCCGTTCGCGAGAGCGTAATTGAAATGGACAACGTTGACAAGGTAATCCAGAAGCTTAGAAGGAACTACCGAAAAGCCCTCCGCGAGGGGATAGTTGACAGCAAGGAGGACTTTGAACTGATTCTCCTCGCCAAAGAGCTCGATGCTACTATTGTTTCGGCGGACGTTGGAATACTGACGTGGGCCCAGAAGATGGGCATAAAGTGGATTGACGCTTCGGCCTTCAA encodes:
- a CDS encoding RNA ligase partner protein, producing the protein MRFVLDTSVFVNPEIRKDFGANPTEAMRTFLGYAEKLFGKVEFYMPPGIYREVMHFVDEGLKPEIELYIIKKPPNLHDLKIPAFVVYELIDDIRRRVDKGLRVAEKAVRESVIEMDNVDKVIQKLRRNYRKALREGIVDSKEDFELILLAKELDATIVSADVGILTWAQKMGIKWIDASAFKEVLEGLVEKLGGKNL